The following are encoded together in the Desulfococcus multivorans genome:
- a CDS encoding lipopolysaccharide biosynthesis protein, with product MTFTIALKDNPLIRRIGKNFSIGFVGSVLLLIFSLLRTTLLTKNLPIADYGRILVVMNFFSFMAMLFGLRVNDFIYRFYPQFNNRLGHNELKGIVFISFILSFTVGFVIAVGTYMSAYWVAEIFYKDPSYAPLFRIFAIAAFFIAFEGFYSSILRLHDRFILIILPQITGAAFSLGIIAYQLVYAGSVTIKLAIWAITAGMLITALSALLFSILCILPLLRCTKGTGIRSLKKHRRNIFSTLFQTNLTGYLKLGSDTGGMFLLGILATPNQVALYGIARQLAKVLQVVQNNVQNALTPEIVSLWAQQKIKQLYELINAYSKISLISGAIIACVAAIVSKPIILAFTTPDYLNALPVFYVFIFTIYMTFVSLVFFPLALAMNQMARRNLVVSIRFVYLLIGIILGLNAMMLAMVELFGALTTRLLNDIPLLRNLRRIYNTEL from the coding sequence ATGACATTTACAATAGCTCTGAAAGACAACCCCTTAATTAGACGGATAGGCAAAAACTTTTCTATTGGTTTTGTCGGATCTGTTCTTTTGCTCATTTTCTCTCTTTTACGCACGACATTGCTAACAAAAAATCTCCCAATAGCTGATTATGGCCGAATCTTGGTGGTTATGAATTTTTTTAGTTTTATGGCCATGCTTTTCGGACTACGCGTAAATGATTTTATTTATCGATTTTACCCACAATTCAATAATCGACTAGGGCATAATGAACTAAAAGGAATTGTATTTATATCTTTTATTTTATCATTTACTGTTGGTTTCGTTATCGCGGTTGGCACCTATATGTCTGCTTATTGGGTTGCTGAAATTTTTTACAAAGACCCAAGCTATGCACCACTGTTTCGAATTTTCGCAATAGCTGCTTTTTTTATTGCTTTTGAGGGGTTTTATAGTTCTATTCTTAGACTACATGATCGGTTTATCCTTATCATACTTCCTCAGATAACCGGTGCCGCTTTTTCATTGGGTATAATAGCATATCAACTAGTATACGCGGGATCCGTTACAATTAAACTTGCGATATGGGCAATAACAGCAGGCATGTTGATAACGGCCCTTTCTGCATTATTGTTTTCTATCCTATGCATTTTGCCGCTACTGCGCTGTACAAAAGGTACGGGCATTCGATCTTTAAAAAAACATCGTCGAAACATTTTTTCGACTCTTTTTCAGACAAATCTGACGGGATACTTGAAGCTTGGGTCTGACACAGGAGGTATGTTTTTGTTGGGTATCCTTGCAACACCTAACCAGGTCGCTCTTTATGGAATCGCCAGGCAACTGGCCAAGGTACTGCAAGTCGTTCAAAATAATGTTCAAAACGCTCTTACTCCTGAAATTGTTTCACTTTGGGCGCAACAAAAGATCAAACAACTATATGAATTGATAAATGCCTATTCCAAAATTTCTCTTATTTCAGGCGCTATTATCGCCTGTGTTGCCGCGATAGTGTCCAAACCGATCATATTGGCTTTTACCACTCCGGATTACCTTAATGCCTTACCAGTTTTTTATGTATTTATTTTTACAATCTATATGACATTCGTTTCCTTAGTGTTTTTCCCCCTTGCTCTGGCCATGAATCAAATGGCCAGAAGGAATTTGGTTGTATCAATACGGTTTGTGTATCTTCTCATTGGTATCATTTTGGGCCTAAATGCCATGATGCTGGCCATGGTAGAATTGTTTGGCGCGCTGACTACCAGATTATTGAATGATATCCCATTGCTTAGAAATTTGCGACGTATTTATAATACTGAACTGTAA
- a CDS encoding glycosyltransferase family 4 protein: protein MSENQVGKMKKICLISHCFDPIFAGYAKQGSRVARAVADRGIYDFVIVTRKFEQLPGKDRVNGFTVIRIGSPILDNISPQLGYLAFIIFLAWHLLFNARKYCILHCLSGFAPAGVAGILGKLFNLPTIIKIAQGEVRPRSSFQQKLRLNLWLLPASLADCFIVLSPESKEFLRAAAIPDFKIKHFTNGVDVNIFRQVEDQNQKNILRRKLNIRECSILVLYVGLIHPRKGIDLLLDAWENISRTIDQAFLLLIGPKGNTFKTSPCDDNTNLYQRSISERLNRKILQNTTEWRDQTPNINEYMMAADVFVLPSFAEGQPNVLLEAMASGLACIATDLSGIKDFIASPDHGTIVKQGSADALGKALSEMINKYPEVRRKMGRLSRKEIVKNCSIESVAITYEELYENLQSRIDGTKHSGNIQLKS, encoded by the coding sequence ATGAGCGAAAACCAAGTAGGTAAAATGAAAAAAATATGCCTCATCAGCCATTGTTTTGATCCAATTTTTGCTGGCTATGCTAAACAAGGGTCGCGCGTTGCCAGAGCAGTAGCCGATCGCGGTATCTATGATTTTGTCATCGTGACACGTAAATTTGAACAGTTACCTGGAAAAGACCGGGTTAACGGCTTTACAGTAATAAGGATCGGCTCACCAATTTTGGATAATATCTCACCCCAACTTGGCTACTTGGCTTTCATCATTTTCCTTGCTTGGCATCTGTTATTTAATGCAAGAAAGTATTGCATTTTACATTGTTTATCGGGTTTCGCTCCTGCTGGTGTTGCGGGCATTTTAGGGAAATTATTTAATTTGCCAACAATAATCAAGATTGCACAAGGAGAGGTAAGACCTCGCTCATCTTTTCAGCAAAAACTAAGACTTAATTTATGGCTTCTGCCTGCCAGCTTAGCCGATTGTTTTATCGTTTTAAGTCCTGAAAGCAAAGAATTTCTCCGCGCTGCTGCCATACCTGATTTCAAAATCAAGCATTTTACAAATGGAGTGGATGTTAATATCTTTAGACAAGTTGAAGATCAAAATCAGAAAAATATTTTACGAAGGAAATTAAATATTAGAGAGTGCAGCATATTGGTTTTATATGTTGGCCTCATCCATCCTCGAAAAGGTATAGATCTACTATTGGATGCCTGGGAAAATATTTCAAGAACAATAGATCAGGCGTTTTTGTTGCTCATAGGACCCAAAGGTAATACGTTCAAAACATCACCTTGCGACGATAATACAAATCTATACCAACGATCAATTTCAGAACGACTCAATCGAAAAATTCTGCAAAATACTACTGAATGGCGGGACCAGACACCCAATATCAATGAATATATGATGGCGGCAGATGTTTTTGTATTGCCGTCCTTCGCTGAGGGGCAGCCAAATGTACTCCTCGAAGCTATGGCGTCAGGCTTAGCTTGCATAGCAACCGATTTAAGCGGAATAAAAGATTTCATAGCTTCTCCAGATCACGGCACGATCGTGAAACAAGGTTCCGCTGATGCATTGGGAAAGGCGCTTTCTGAGATGATAAATAAATATCCAGAAGTGCGACGAAAAATGGGCAGATTATCTCGAAAGGAAATAGTTAAAAACTGTTCCATTGAATCAGTTGCCATAACTTATGAAGAACTTTATGAAAACCTTCAAAGCCGTATAGATGGCACAAAGCATTCCGGCAATATTCAGCTAAAATCATAA